Proteins from one Aythya fuligula isolate bAytFul2 chromosome 23, bAytFul2.pri, whole genome shotgun sequence genomic window:
- the TMEM50A gene encoding transmembrane protein 50A produces the protein MSGLLESVRCSECVDWGEKRNAIASVAAGVLFFTGWWIIIDAAVKYPKMEDFNHSYHACGVIATIAFLMINAVSNGQVRGDSYSEGCLGQTGARIWLFIGFMMAFGSLIASMWILFGGYVVKEKTVVYPGIAVFFQNAFIFFGGLVFKFGRTEDLWQ, from the exons ATGTCAGGGCTGCTCGAGAGCGTGAGGTGCTCGGAGTGCGTTGACTGGGGAGAAAAGCGGAACGCGATCGCGTCGGTGGCTGCGGGAGTGCTG ttctttACTGGTTGGTGGATAATCATAGATGCAGCTGTGAAGTACCCTAAAATGGAAGACTTCAACCATTCTTACCATGCTTGCGGAGTTATAGCCACAATTGCATTCCTGAT GATCAATGCGGTGTCTAATGGACAAGTTCGGGGTGACAGTTACAGTGAAGGCTGTCTAGGACAAACAG GTGCTCGGATTTGGCTGTTCATTGGTTTTATGATGGCTTTTGGATCTCTGATTGCTTCTATGTGGATCCTTTTTGGAGGCTATGTTGTTAAAG aaaaaacAGTAGTATACCCAGGAATAGCTGTGTTTTTCCAGAATGCATTCATCTTTTTTGG aGGACTGGTCTTCAAATTTGGTCGCACAGAAGATTTGTGGCAATGA
- the RSRP1 gene encoding arginine/serine-rich protein 1 translates to METGYYRTTIKTESDSESICMEEVMVKKTNDMADFMDDLKLSSPKKRYSCLRSERSCDRSSRRSSSRSSCSLQSSSSTSSSASSRSWSRSRSKSRVRRNSSRRYRRYSRSYSRSRSTSRGYMSYRGRYRARHSRRYHRSPRSRSRSRSWSRGRSYYRRSYSRSRSRSRGRRYYGFGRTVYPEVYRNWRSRSQTRSRSRSPLHLSEKEKRELLEIAKANAAKALGTDNIVLPASLKILTPSKETNNIKQEHEDSGESDEQPRRLTEDRTKSGMERAITQRSISFSPNNTMAKPVLQRPASHVVKEPSISPGREDDKKGSPYGQWVPVKKEEKKTFVNFSPKCALFRAR, encoded by the exons ATGGAGACTGGGTATTAcagaacaacaataaaaacagaatcagaTTCTGAAAGTATCTGCATGGAAGAAGTGATGGTTAAGAAGACCAATGATATGGCAGATTTCATGGATGACTTGAAACTCAGCTCACCAAAGAAAAGATACTCTTGTTTGAGATCTGAGAGAAGTTGTGATAGGTCATCAAGAAGGTCATCTAGTAGATCCTCTTGCAGTTTGCAGTCTAGTTCAAGTACATCCTCTTCAGCTTCCTCCAGGAGTTGGAGCCGGTCCAGATCCAAATCACGGGTTCGACGAAATAGTTCCCGGAGGTACAGGAGATACTCTCGTTCCTATTCCAGAAGCCGTTCAACGTCACGTGGCTACATGAGTTACAGAGGAAGGTACCGTGCCAGACACTCCAGGAGGTACCACCGTTCCCCAAGGTCTAGGTCACGCAGTAGGTCGTGGTCTCGTGGAAGATCCTATTACAGAAGGTCCTATTCAAGAAGCAGATCGCGTTCAAGAGGCCGAAGATACTATGGATTTGGGCGAACCGTATATCCTGAAGTTTACAGGAACTGGAGAAGCAGGTCACAAACGAGATCTCGTAGTAGGTCACCTCTGCATTTGAGCGAAAAAG aaaagaGGGAACTTCTGGAAATTGCGAAAGCTAATGCTGCAAAAGCTCTGGGAACAGATAACATAGTCTTGCCTGCAAGTTTGAAGATCCTTACTCCTTCCAAGGAgacaaataatataaaacaagaGCATGAAGATTCTGGGGAGTCAGATGAG CAACCCAGAAGACTAACAGAAGATAGAACCAAAAGTGGAATGGAGAGAGCAATCACACAGAGGAGCATTTCTTTCAGCCCTAAT aatacAATGGCAAAACCAGTGCTACAGAGGCCAGCAAGTCATGTTGTTAAAGAACCATCAATTTCTCCAGGAAGAGAAGATGACAAAAAGGGAAGTCCCTATGGGCAATGGGTTCCTGtcaagaaggaggagaagaaaacatttgtgaaCTTCTCACCTAAATGTGCACTGTTCCGGGCACGCTAA